From Brevibacillus marinus, a single genomic window includes:
- a CDS encoding GNAT family N-acetyltransferase, with amino-acid sequence MYYKEFYVFDQGRPRPAVIRNYTENDFPALIRIQQESFPPPFPSELWWNREQLHNHVTLFPEGALCVEVEGEVAGSMTGLLVQFDPAHPEHTWEEITDGGYIRNHDPHGNTLYVVDIGVRPAYRKLGLGKWLMFAMYHLVIEKRLERLLGGGRMPGYHRKADEMTAEQYLAAVVRGELQDPVITFLLRCGRTPVQVVANYLDDEESCHYGALMEWKNPFLAKQA; translated from the coding sequence TTGTACTACAAGGAGTTTTACGTATTTGACCAAGGGCGGCCTCGCCCCGCTGTGATTCGCAATTACACGGAAAACGACTTTCCCGCGCTGATCCGCATTCAACAGGAAAGTTTTCCGCCGCCTTTCCCGTCGGAGCTGTGGTGGAACCGGGAACAGCTGCACAACCACGTCACGCTGTTTCCGGAGGGCGCCCTCTGCGTCGAGGTGGAGGGGGAAGTGGCCGGATCGATGACCGGGCTCTTGGTGCAGTTCGACCCGGCTCATCCCGAACACACGTGGGAGGAAATCACCGACGGCGGCTATATCCGCAATCACGATCCGCACGGCAACACGCTCTACGTGGTCGACATCGGCGTGCGCCCGGCGTACCGCAAACTGGGGCTGGGAAAGTGGCTGATGTTCGCGATGTATCACCTCGTCATTGAGAAGCGGTTGGAGCGGCTGTTAGGCGGCGGCCGGATGCCCGGCTATCACCGCAAAGCGGACGAGATGACCGCTGAACAGTACCTGGCAGCCGTCGTCAGAGGGGAACTGCAGGATCCCGTGATCACCTTCCTGCTGCGCTGTGGCCGCACGCCCGTCCAGGTGGTGGCCAACTATCTGGACGACGAAGAATCCTGCCATTACGGGGCGCTGATGGAATGGAAAAATCCTTTCCTCGCCAAGCAAGCGTAG
- a CDS encoding carbon-nitrogen hydrolase family protein yields the protein MKLRVSAVQYHLHTIRSFAEFAAQSEHYVKTAAEFGAEFVLFPEFFTTQLLSIGDEQGHPLTIEDLPAFTEQYRELFSSLARQTKMHIIAGTHVIRRGERLYNVAHLFYPDGRIAEQAKLHITPTEVKEWKLAPGEKLEVFATEKGTIAMLTCYDIEFPEIVRMARAKGADVIFCPSCTDDRHGFHRVRYTSHARAVENQVYVVTTGTVGSLPTVDFMRANFGQAAIITPNDIPFPPRGILAEGELNDDLVVTADLDLDLLYQVRQSGSVTTWRDRRTDLYPDWS from the coding sequence ATGAAACTGAGAGTCTCAGCGGTTCAATATCATCTGCACACGATCCGGTCATTTGCCGAGTTCGCCGCTCAGTCCGAGCATTACGTGAAAACGGCCGCCGAATTCGGCGCCGAATTTGTCCTGTTTCCCGAGTTTTTCACGACGCAGCTGCTGTCGATCGGCGACGAACAGGGCCATCCCCTGACCATCGAAGACCTGCCCGCCTTTACGGAGCAGTACCGGGAGCTGTTTTCCTCGCTTGCCCGGCAAACGAAGATGCACATTATCGCGGGAACGCACGTGATCCGCAGAGGGGAGCGCTTGTACAACGTCGCCCATCTGTTCTATCCCGACGGCCGGATCGCGGAACAGGCGAAGCTGCACATCACGCCGACGGAAGTGAAAGAGTGGAAGCTGGCGCCGGGGGAAAAGCTGGAGGTGTTTGCCACCGAAAAAGGGACGATCGCCATGCTCACCTGCTATGACATCGAGTTTCCGGAAATCGTGCGCATGGCCCGGGCAAAGGGGGCAGATGTGATTTTCTGTCCCTCCTGCACCGACGACCGGCACGGATTCCACCGCGTCCGCTACACCAGCCATGCGCGGGCGGTGGAAAACCAGGTCTACGTCGTCACCACCGGCACGGTAGGCTCCCTGCCGACGGTTGACTTTATGCGGGCCAATTTTGGCCAGGCGGCCATCATCACCCCCAACGACATTCCCTTTCCGCCGCGCGGCATTCTCGCGGAAGGAGAGCTGAACGACGATCTGGTGGTGACCGCCGATCTCGACCTCGATCTGCTCTACCAAGTGCGGCAGAGCGGTTCGGTGACGACCTGGCGGGATCGCCGCACCGACCTCTACCCCGATTGGAGCTGA
- a CDS encoding IclR family transcriptional regulator, producing the protein MENLLSSVRNSCRLLKEFLDSPKELGVTELSKRLHLSKGTVHKILTTLEAEGFIRQNAKTKQYTLGYTLLELGNKVIQNHDIVDFSTPYLRHLLEQTRELVTLCILDKTDAIYVAKLDSPHPIRFNVEIYRRFPPYATSGSRVLLAFQAAAFQEDVLRDVELKQYTPQSFTSVEEIKENLRQIRERGYEISCNRRNQGVTGIAAPVFDATGQVVAAVSVIGPSDRVQPQTEAILGQLLKTTADMSEQLGYRA; encoded by the coding sequence ATGGAGAACCTCCTGTCTTCTGTTCGCAACAGCTGCAGGCTGTTGAAAGAATTTCTTGATTCCCCCAAGGAACTGGGCGTCACGGAACTTAGCAAGCGCCTGCATTTGTCCAAAGGGACCGTTCACAAAATTCTGACCACGCTGGAAGCGGAAGGGTTCATTCGGCAAAATGCGAAAACGAAACAGTACACGCTCGGCTACACGCTGTTGGAATTGGGCAACAAGGTCATCCAAAACCATGACATCGTTGATTTTTCCACCCCTTATTTGCGTCACTTGCTTGAGCAGACCCGGGAGTTGGTAACGCTCTGCATCCTGGACAAAACGGACGCGATTTACGTAGCCAAACTGGATTCGCCGCATCCCATTCGCTTTAATGTGGAAATCTACCGCCGCTTTCCTCCTTACGCGACGAGCGGTTCGCGCGTGCTGTTGGCCTTTCAGGCGGCTGCCTTCCAGGAGGACGTCTTGAGGGATGTCGAGTTGAAGCAATACACGCCGCAATCGTTTACCAGCGTCGAGGAGATCAAGGAAAACCTGCGCCAGATCCGGGAGAGAGGCTACGAGATCAGCTGCAACCGGCGCAATCAGGGGGTCACCGGAATCGCCGCCCCGGTGTTCGACGCGACCGGGCAGGTGGTCGCAGCGGTCAGCGTCATCGGGCCGAGCGACCGCGTCCAGCCGCAAACGGAAGCGATTCTCGGGCAGCTGCTCAAGACCACCGCAGACATGTCCGAGCAGTTGGGGTACAGAGCGTAG
- a CDS encoding ABC transporter substrate-binding protein → MKRKRVSVLSVIALAGSLLVGCAGSGTEPAASDQPAAAGTGQGGEVQLESELVVAGNGATVEKLMKDKIFKKFNELYPDVKLTYVSGVSTEIVAKIKAQQNAPQIDVAVIEGAEQEKGRQDGLWEPLTEADVPNMSKVPQEYRVAENSGITVNVTPIGISYNKKIVEEKGLPVPKSWNDLTRPELKGYITMADVTSNFGRSPLIMLSYANGGSEKNMDPGFEKLKIIAGYMPTFAKSSAQLMQNLQNESAAYTTWTMARSLVLKESGLPLEFVFPEEGGNVVLTIASQVKGAKHPVAAKKFIDFLLTDEVQKMYATDLFYSPAVDVELPAEVAKMLEFDRSKIVTFDNDVVAEKTAEWIDRFNKEVAPLAGK, encoded by the coding sequence ATGAAGAGAAAGAGAGTATCCGTGTTGTCCGTCATCGCGTTGGCAGGATCGCTGCTCGTCGGCTGCGCGGGAAGCGGGACCGAGCCGGCCGCTTCGGACCAGCCGGCCGCCGCGGGAACCGGCCAGGGCGGCGAGGTGCAGCTGGAAAGCGAACTGGTGGTTGCCGGAAACGGCGCTACCGTGGAAAAGCTGATGAAGGACAAGATTTTCAAAAAATTCAACGAGTTGTACCCGGACGTGAAGCTGACATACGTCTCCGGCGTATCGACAGAGATCGTCGCGAAAATCAAAGCACAGCAAAATGCGCCGCAGATTGACGTCGCCGTGATTGAGGGGGCCGAGCAGGAGAAGGGACGCCAGGACGGCCTCTGGGAGCCGCTGACGGAAGCGGACGTGCCGAACATGAGCAAGGTGCCGCAAGAGTATCGCGTAGCGGAAAACAGCGGCATCACCGTCAATGTGACGCCGATCGGGATTTCTTATAACAAGAAGATTGTGGAGGAGAAAGGGCTGCCCGTCCCCAAGTCCTGGAATGACCTGACCAGACCGGAGTTGAAGGGGTACATCACGATGGCGGACGTGACCAGCAACTTTGGCCGCTCTCCGCTGATCATGCTGTCGTATGCGAACGGCGGGTCGGAAAAGAACATGGACCCTGGCTTTGAAAAGTTGAAAATCATCGCGGGGTACATGCCGACCTTTGCCAAAAGCTCGGCCCAGCTGATGCAAAACTTGCAAAACGAAAGCGCGGCCTATACGACCTGGACGATGGCGAGAAGCCTGGTCCTGAAAGAATCGGGGCTGCCGCTGGAATTCGTCTTTCCGGAAGAAGGGGGCAACGTGGTGCTGACGATCGCTTCCCAGGTAAAAGGAGCGAAACACCCGGTGGCGGCGAAGAAGTTCATCGATTTCCTGCTGACGGATGAGGTGCAGAAGATGTACGCCACCGATCTGTTCTACAGCCCGGCCGTAGATGTGGAACTGCCCGCAGAGGTGGCGAAAATGCTGGAGTTTGACCGCAGCAAGATCGTGACCTTCGACAACGATGTCGTAGCCGAGAAAACAGCCGAGTGGATTGACCGCTTCAACAAGGAAGTAGCGCCGTTGGCCGGAAAGTAG
- a CDS encoding ABC transporter ATP-binding protein yields MSSMIDVELRNISKKFQNNLVVKNVSLSVEQGEFVSFLGPSGCGKTTTLNMIAGFLEPDEGDLFIKGRRMNGVPPYKRELGMVFQTYSLFPHMTVAENVSYGLKLRKVGKAEMAERVKRVLDLVKLPHVADRYPKQLSGGQRQRIAIARALVIEPSLLLLDEPLSNLDAKLREELRDELKRLHQEIGVTTIFVTHDQEEALSLSDRIVVLNDGRVEQIGTPVEIYNQPASEFVHTFIGRTNKLSGEVVGVEAGQITVRTENGLIVEAAEQKDSFRLGQTVHVFIRPEKISLTAAGESGVNGGTGQLVLTSFLGAFTECEVQIGGRTLSVKVQMSAHGGLERGQAVGCRWNREDVLVMPAERDAP; encoded by the coding sequence TTGAGCAGCATGATCGACGTGGAACTGCGCAACATCTCCAAGAAGTTTCAGAACAACCTGGTGGTCAAAAACGTTTCGCTTTCCGTCGAGCAGGGAGAATTCGTCTCCTTCCTCGGCCCCTCTGGCTGCGGCAAAACAACCACGCTGAACATGATTGCCGGCTTCCTGGAGCCGGACGAGGGGGACCTGTTCATCAAAGGCAGGCGGATGAACGGGGTTCCGCCCTACAAACGGGAACTGGGCATGGTCTTTCAAACCTATTCGCTGTTTCCGCACATGACCGTCGCGGAAAATGTGAGTTACGGGCTGAAGCTGCGGAAAGTGGGAAAAGCCGAGATGGCGGAGCGGGTAAAGCGGGTGCTCGATCTGGTCAAACTGCCGCACGTCGCCGACCGCTATCCCAAGCAGCTCTCCGGCGGGCAGCGGCAGCGGATCGCGATCGCGCGCGCCCTGGTGATCGAACCGTCCCTGCTGTTGCTCGATGAGCCGCTCAGCAACCTGGACGCCAAACTGCGGGAGGAGCTGCGCGACGAACTGAAACGCTTGCATCAGGAAATCGGCGTGACGACGATTTTTGTCACGCACGATCAGGAGGAGGCGCTCTCGCTGTCCGACCGCATCGTCGTGCTCAACGATGGCCGCGTCGAGCAGATCGGGACGCCCGTGGAGATCTACAACCAGCCAGCCTCGGAATTTGTCCATACCTTCATCGGCAGAACCAACAAGCTGAGCGGCGAAGTGGTCGGCGTGGAAGCGGGTCAGATCACCGTCAGGACAGAAAACGGATTGATCGTGGAGGCGGCAGAGCAAAAGGACTCGTTCCGGCTCGGGCAAACCGTGCACGTGTTTATCCGGCCGGAAAAGATCAGCTTGACGGCGGCCGGGGAAAGTGGCGTCAACGGCGGCACGGGACAGCTTGTGCTGACCTCTTTTCTCGGGGCCTTTACCGAGTGTGAGGTGCAGATTGGCGGGCGGACGCTTTCCGTCAAAGTGCAGATGTCAGCGCATGGCGGGCTGGAGCGGGGACAGGCGGTAGGCTGCCGCTGGAATCGGGAGGACGTCCTGGTCATGCCGGCAGAGAGGGATGCGCCATGA
- a CDS encoding ABC transporter permease, whose product MSRRLSILLLLAPALIVLLGVFIIPMLLMLLLSLQNDAGEFSLANYLLLVQDPYYLELLGRTIRVSFWTVLCTLVLGYPVAMFMAQASGRVRGIVAMLILAPHLISVVIRNFGWVVILGEKGWINVVLLRLGVIEEPLRLLYNELGVVIGLTDAYIAYMVLAIATSLYAIDPSLYKAASILGASRMRTFFDVTLPLSLPGIVAGTTLVFSLSMSAFVTPALMGGSAVKVIPVIAYEQIMSTLNWPLGAALAFVLLGSSVLLVGLFTRLVETKRYKEVFTA is encoded by the coding sequence ATGAGCAGGCGGTTGTCGATCTTGCTGCTGTTGGCCCCCGCCCTGATCGTGCTGCTCGGCGTGTTTATCATCCCGATGCTGCTCATGCTGTTGCTCAGCTTGCAAAACGACGCGGGAGAGTTCAGCCTGGCCAATTACCTGCTGCTGGTGCAGGACCCTTACTACCTGGAACTGCTCGGCCGCACGATCCGGGTCAGCTTTTGGACGGTACTGTGCACGCTTGTCCTCGGTTATCCGGTCGCGATGTTTATGGCCCAGGCATCGGGCCGCGTGCGGGGAATCGTGGCGATGCTGATCCTTGCGCCGCATCTGATCAGCGTCGTGATCCGCAATTTCGGCTGGGTGGTGATCCTGGGCGAGAAAGGCTGGATCAACGTGGTGCTGCTCCGTCTGGGGGTGATCGAGGAGCCGCTGCGTCTGCTCTACAACGAACTGGGGGTGGTCATCGGGCTGACCGATGCCTACATCGCCTATATGGTGCTCGCGATTGCCACCAGCTTGTACGCGATCGACCCTTCCCTGTACAAAGCAGCGTCGATTCTCGGGGCGTCGCGGATGCGCACGTTTTTTGACGTCACGCTGCCGCTCAGCCTGCCCGGGATTGTGGCGGGGACGACCCTGGTCTTCAGCTTGTCGATGAGTGCCTTCGTCACGCCGGCGCTGATGGGCGGTTCGGCGGTCAAGGTGATCCCGGTCATCGCCTATGAGCAAATCATGTCGACCCTGAACTGGCCGCTGGGCGCTGCGCTCGCGTTTGTCCTGTTGGGGAGCAGCGTTCTGTTGGTCGGCCTGTTTACCCGGCTGGTTGAGACAAAACGATACAAAGAGGTGTTCACGGCATGA
- a CDS encoding ABC transporter permease → MKRFNWLGVVTIVVLLLVNMPFLIIVPSSFTSAGYLAFPPDGFSWQWYARILERPEFVDSFLFSLQLAVVTAVLATLIGTLAAFALSKYQFRGSRAVNALLLSPLTVPTLIIGIAALMFFTRVGLAGTFTGLLLAHILISVPYVVRLVLTGLSMFDYTLEKAGYMLGATPVRVFWDITLPLIRPAIVSGLIFSFLTSFDNVTVSLFLIAPGTTTLPMAIFSYMQETLDPLVASISTVVILLSLVFIVLLEKVYGLERLFGLNTQSH, encoded by the coding sequence ATGAAAAGGTTCAATTGGCTGGGGGTTGTCACGATCGTCGTCCTGCTGTTGGTCAACATGCCGTTTCTGATCATCGTCCCCAGCTCCTTTACGTCGGCTGGTTACCTGGCGTTTCCGCCGGACGGCTTCTCGTGGCAGTGGTATGCCAGAATACTGGAGCGGCCGGAGTTTGTCGATTCCTTCCTGTTCAGCCTCCAGCTGGCGGTGGTCACAGCGGTGCTGGCCACCTTGATCGGCACGCTGGCGGCGTTTGCCCTGTCCAAGTACCAATTTCGCGGCAGCCGGGCGGTGAATGCCCTGCTGCTCTCGCCGCTCACCGTGCCCACGCTGATTATCGGGATCGCCGCGCTGATGTTCTTTACCCGCGTCGGCCTGGCGGGCACCTTTACCGGTCTGCTGCTGGCGCACATCTTGATTTCCGTGCCGTACGTGGTGAGGCTTGTCCTGACCGGCCTCAGCATGTTTGATTACACCCTGGAGAAAGCGGGCTACATGCTGGGGGCGACGCCGGTTCGCGTCTTTTGGGATATTACCCTGCCGTTGATCCGTCCCGCCATCGTGTCAGGTCTGATCTTTTCGTTTTTGACCTCGTTCGACAACGTGACAGTCTCGCTGTTCCTGATCGCACCCGGCACGACCACACTGCCGATGGCGATCTTCAGCTACATGCAGGAGACGCTTGATCCCTTGGTCGCCTCTATCTCCACAGTCGTGATTTTGTTGAGTCTGGTGTTCATCGTGCTGCTGGAAAAAGTGTACGGACTGGAGCGTTTGTTCGGGCTAAACACGCAATCGCATTAG
- a CDS encoding M20 family metallopeptidase: MSVQVAMQEKMHEFLQLLAESVNIDSPSRDKRCADRMAAWYARRFVQLTGGSVERLANPRYGELLRCTVGSGERQILLLGHYDTVWPPGEAARRPFRVEQGKAFGPGVYDMKAGVLQAMYALHLLTRAGRLPGDKKVVLLLNGDEEIGSPTSRSRIEQEARRSIAAFVLEPPAEPDGALKTWRKGSAHYRLQVEGISAHAGVDHAKGVSAIEELAGQIQYLHSLTDYEIGTTFNVGLIKGGIGANVVADRAEAEIDVRMRTAEEAARLEQLMANLQPKLAGAKLTVTGGIRRPPMQRTEQIAKLYQLAKAIASEELGFDLPETGTGGVSDGNFAAACGVPTLDGLGARGGFAHSPHEYIDLADVPKRTALLARLIETC; the protein is encoded by the coding sequence ATGTCAGTTCAAGTCGCGATGCAAGAGAAAATGCACGAGTTTTTGCAGCTGCTGGCGGAAAGTGTCAACATCGACTCTCCTTCCCGGGACAAACGGTGCGCTGATCGGATGGCAGCGTGGTACGCGCGGCGGTTTGTACAGTTGACGGGCGGAAGCGTGGAGCGGCTGGCCAATCCGCGTTACGGCGAACTGCTGCGCTGTACGGTTGGCAGCGGCGAGCGGCAGATCCTGCTGCTCGGTCATTACGACACGGTTTGGCCGCCTGGCGAAGCGGCCCGCCGCCCCTTCCGCGTCGAGCAGGGGAAAGCGTTTGGCCCAGGTGTGTACGATATGAAGGCAGGGGTGCTGCAGGCGATGTACGCGCTGCATCTGCTGACACGGGCGGGGCGGCTTCCCGGCGACAAAAAAGTGGTACTTTTGCTCAATGGTGATGAGGAAATCGGCAGCCCCACCTCACGTTCCCGCATTGAACAGGAAGCGCGCCGCTCGATCGCCGCTTTTGTGCTGGAGCCGCCGGCCGAGCCGGACGGGGCGTTAAAGACGTGGCGCAAGGGCAGTGCGCACTATCGCCTGCAGGTGGAAGGAATCTCTGCGCATGCCGGGGTGGACCACGCCAAGGGCGTCTCCGCCATTGAGGAACTGGCCGGACAGATTCAGTACCTGCACTCGCTGACCGATTACGAGATCGGCACAACCTTTAACGTGGGACTGATCAAGGGGGGGATCGGCGCCAATGTGGTCGCTGACCGGGCAGAAGCGGAGATTGACGTGCGGATGCGGACAGCGGAAGAGGCTGCCCGCCTGGAGCAGTTGATGGCGAACTTGCAGCCGAAGCTGGCCGGGGCGAAGCTGACCGTGACCGGCGGGATCCGCCGCCCGCCGATGCAGCGAACGGAGCAAATCGCCAAGCTTTATCAGCTGGCCAAAGCCATCGCCAGCGAGGAATTGGGCTTTGATCTGCCGGAGACGGGAACAGGCGGCGTCAGTGACGGCAATTTCGCCGCTGCCTGCGGTGTTCCCACTTTGGACGGATTGGGGGCGCGAGGCGGTTTTGCTCACTCTCCCCACGAGTACATCGATCTGGCTGATGTGCCGAAGCGGACCGCCCTGTTGGCCAGACTGATTGAAACGTGCTGA
- a CDS encoding glycosyltransferase family 4 protein, with product MFRFKFVMDVFQSGAWFGPICVQNMRAKWLSLLCPADLQVAFAPDPGQVPLYDPERVTLISKEEPGWWDHYVYNYKPHFTQRQDKGTAWSLGPNIDLTLPKPTREVPIVVCSQTFKQHVIDSWRYSSEKIWVIPNMVDPTLFSPGKKADQVTVGWVGYDVDDAQIKGAEVIPYLAARFPDVRFEMVFAAPPRYPERYSPQKLSNLKLYTAVPHAQMGQLIRRWHVLVSGSKYETGATHMLEAMACGVPVIAASYGAIPEVAASQFILSDMKCTYEPPRYTYTAESLERFADALAKLLGDRQLYEQKVRDALAESKKADPHVIAHKWFDFMRSCQAWPD from the coding sequence ATGTTTCGCTTCAAGTTCGTGATGGATGTCTTTCAATCCGGTGCCTGGTTCGGACCGATCTGCGTCCAGAATATGCGAGCCAAGTGGCTCAGTCTGCTTTGTCCGGCAGATCTCCAGGTCGCGTTCGCCCCCGATCCCGGCCAGGTACCGCTGTACGATCCGGAACGGGTTACGCTCATCAGCAAGGAAGAGCCGGGCTGGTGGGATCACTACGTATATAATTACAAACCCCATTTCACGCAGCGCCAAGACAAGGGAACAGCCTGGAGCCTCGGCCCCAACATCGATCTCACGCTGCCCAAACCGACGCGGGAAGTGCCGATCGTCGTCTGTTCGCAAACCTTCAAACAACATGTGATCGACAGTTGGCGCTACAGCTCGGAGAAGATTTGGGTCATCCCCAACATGGTCGATCCCACGCTGTTTTCACCGGGAAAAAAAGCAGACCAGGTGACAGTCGGGTGGGTTGGGTACGATGTGGATGACGCGCAGATCAAAGGGGCAGAGGTGATTCCCTATCTGGCCGCGCGCTTTCCCGACGTCCGCTTTGAGATGGTGTTTGCCGCGCCGCCGCGCTATCCGGAGCGGTACAGCCCGCAGAAACTGAGTAATCTCAAGCTGTATACGGCGGTGCCGCACGCTCAGATGGGACAGCTCATCCGCCGCTGGCATGTGCTCGTCTCCGGCAGCAAGTACGAGACCGGGGCGACGCACATGCTAGAAGCGATGGCTTGCGGCGTACCGGTGATTGCCGCCAGCTACGGCGCCATCCCGGAGGTCGCCGCCAGCCAGTTCATCCTATCCGATATGAAATGCACCTACGAGCCGCCCCGCTACACCTATACGGCGGAGTCGCTGGAGCGGTTTGCCGACGCGCTGGCAAAGCTGCTCGGCGATCGCCAGCTGTACGAACAAAAGGTGAGGGACGCGCTGGCCGAAAGCAAAAAAGCCGACCCGCATGTGATTGCTCACAAGTGGTTCGACTTCATGCGCAGCTGCCAGGCGTGGCCGGATTGA
- a CDS encoding glycosyltransferase family 4 protein, translating into MKILIATFWQMPHVGGVNRYLNLLSKELEERGHQVDLLAHYPDMQKIYLQRYRKKDEFSWTLSGQAVLKKKLMDRIFPEVYAYYQQNLPHVEPWIRWREIERYLFELIASLFDLHQYDLIHTHDLLATRALWRVKPAHVPLVYKVHGLVASVHVFNGEIKHKEELKWKYVAAEEYAAAMSCDALIVPSRWLMRDLTEEFKVPRERFRIIPYGLDIAPFLEQYGYEPYPPVNVSPNKLVIACPARLSAEKGQKTLIEAVARLKEQRSDFVCWLIGDGVQRSELENYCQVLGVADRVVFLGDRSDVPALLRKAEIMVLPSLEDNQPHAIMEAQIAGKAIVASDGGGIPEMIRHGETGLIFAKRNSEQLAAQLQLLLDNPELRSRLAANAREWGRKQWSSQVLCERTLEVYQATVAAKKEQTKDPLGEPELTGQYGLSKPPGIKRDEPASMFRFAAMNSFREREWRELANRLPQTYAIPDPFFVRTLAEG; encoded by the coding sequence GTGAAAATCTTGATTGCGACGTTTTGGCAGATGCCTCATGTCGGCGGGGTGAACAGGTATCTCAACCTGTTGAGCAAAGAGCTGGAGGAGCGGGGCCATCAGGTGGACCTGTTGGCGCATTATCCCGATATGCAAAAAATATACCTGCAGCGTTACCGGAAAAAAGACGAGTTCAGCTGGACGCTCAGCGGACAGGCGGTGCTCAAAAAAAAGCTGATGGACCGCATTTTTCCCGAAGTTTACGCCTATTACCAACAAAACTTGCCGCATGTGGAGCCGTGGATCCGCTGGCGGGAGATTGAGCGGTACCTGTTTGAGTTGATCGCCTCACTGTTTGATTTGCACCAGTACGACCTGATCCACACGCATGACCTGCTGGCGACGCGCGCGCTGTGGCGGGTGAAACCGGCTCACGTTCCGCTTGTCTACAAGGTGCACGGCTTGGTCGCCAGCGTGCACGTGTTCAATGGCGAGATCAAACACAAAGAAGAGTTGAAGTGGAAGTATGTGGCGGCGGAAGAGTACGCCGCGGCGATGTCGTGCGACGCTTTGATCGTGCCCTCCCGCTGGCTGATGCGCGACTTGACGGAAGAATTCAAGGTGCCGCGGGAACGGTTTCGGATCATCCCCTACGGTTTGGACATTGCGCCGTTTCTGGAGCAGTACGGGTACGAGCCCTATCCGCCGGTGAACGTCAGTCCCAACAAGCTGGTGATCGCCTGCCCGGCCCGCTTATCTGCGGAAAAGGGGCAGAAGACGCTGATCGAGGCGGTGGCCCGCCTGAAGGAGCAGCGCAGCGATTTTGTCTGTTGGCTGATTGGCGATGGCGTGCAGCGCAGCGAGCTGGAAAATTACTGCCAGGTGCTGGGGGTGGCCGACCGGGTCGTCTTCCTCGGCGACCGCTCCGACGTTCCGGCGCTGCTGCGCAAAGCGGAGATCATGGTGCTGCCTTCCCTGGAAGACAATCAACCGCATGCGATCATGGAGGCGCAGATTGCCGGAAAAGCGATTGTCGCCTCAGATGGGGGCGGCATTCCGGAGATGATCCGGCATGGGGAGACGGGGTTGATTTTTGCGAAGCGAAACAGCGAACAACTGGCAGCGCAGCTGCAGCTGCTGCTGGACAATCCCGAGCTGCGCAGCAGGCTGGCGGCCAATGCGCGAGAGTGGGGCAGAAAGCAGTGGTCCTCGCAGGTACTGTGCGAACGGACGCTGGAAGTCTACCAAGCCACAGTGGCGGCCAAAAAAGAGCAGACGAAAGATCCGTTAGGCGAGCCGGAGCTGACCGGACAGTACGGACTCAGCAAGCCGCCGGGCATCAAACGGGATGAGCCGGCCAGTATGTTTCGCTTTGCCGCGATGAACAGCTTCCGCGAGCGGGAATGGCGCGAACTGGCCAACCGTTTGCCGCAAACCTACGCCATTCCCGATCCGTTTTTTGTCAGGACGCTGGCGGAAGGGTGA